In one Nicotiana tomentosiformis chromosome 6, ASM39032v3, whole genome shotgun sequence genomic region, the following are encoded:
- the LOC138893745 gene encoding uncharacterized protein — translation MESGTKLSKFDEGEKVDPTFFKSLAGRLGKDVVMRPPTGDEEFPALKQSSDLIKANQGNMAIIPEQEEAEIIPSREVEDISRNEFGIVYISGSPQILDAMIREASMLEDRSYEGIQESADIHGFLEGLESSSSEEVTGFGGMPASVLHHEAFIRIREEHDAEVRSLTEKSESYKLLSEKLRADLTAAREEHEDMVKQVDGLLAEAEEFKKSMDILASKKEVVQAQLELSDAQLQSAKENASGLIEKMKDLQHRLDLATSNKEGLANEHDVARSEVIEANKRADAKVAQLRIDVEVNQAKAKSMVEHAKWQARREALEEISAQGFDVGVEIEVARAEENKARRLAFPKEDSDDSGASEDEEDAENMASDED, via the exons ATGGAGAGTgggacaaaattgtccaagtttgatgaaggagaaaaagTGGATCCCACATTTTTTAAAAGTCTTGCgggaa GACTCGGGAAAGATGTAGTTATGAGGCCCCCGACTGGTGATGAAGAATTTCCTGCCCTAAAGCAg tcTTCCGATTTGATAAAAGCAAATCAGGGAAACATGGCCATAATCCCAGAACAAGAAGAAGCCGAGATTATACCTTCTCGGGAagtagaagatatttcaaggaaTGAGTTCGGGATAGTTTATATTAgtggatcccctcagattttggatgccatgattcgagaggccagcatgttggaggatcggtcctATGAGGGCATTCAGGAGTCGGCCGATATCCACGGTTTTCTGGAGGGGCTTGAGTCAAGTTCCTCAGAGGAGGTTACCGGTTTTGGTGGAATGCCG gcttcggtgttgcatcatgAGGCCTTTATTCGAATTCGGGAGGAGCATGATGCTGAGGTTCGGAGCCTCACCGAGAAGAGTGAATCGTACAAGCTCCTCAGTGAaaaacttcgagcagatttgacagcAGCTCGGGAAGAGCACGAGGATATGGTCAAGCAG gtagatgggctactggccgaggcagaagaatttaaaaagagtatggatatccttgcctcgaaaaaggaagtCGTTCAAGCTCAGTTGGAGCTTTCTGATGCACAACTTCAATCTGCGAAAGAAAATGCTTCGGGGCTGATCGAGAAGATGAAAGATCTTcagcatcggttggatttggccacttcaAATAAAGAAGGTTTGGCTAATGAACATGATGTGGCCAGATCCgaggtgatcgaggccaataaaagagccgatgccaaagtggctcagctcaggatcgatgttgaggttaaccaagccaaagccaagagcatggtcgaacatgcaaaatggcaagctcggaGAGAAGCTCTCGAGGAGATCAGTGCTCAGGGCTTCGACGTTGGAGTCGAGATTGAAGTCGCCAGGGCGGAAGAGAACAAAGCTCGAAGGTTGGCCTTTCCTAAGGAGGACTCCGATGACTCGGGTGCGTCTGAAGATGAGGAAGATGCCGAAAACATGGCCTCCGATGAAGATTGA
- the LOC138893746 gene encoding uncharacterized protein — MDWLSQCHAILDCHAKTVALAIPGLLWIDWRGSLDYVPSVVISYLKAQRVVGKGCLSYLALVRDVGADTPTIDSVLVVRYFPNVFPADLSGIPPDMDSNFGIDLEPGTQPISIPPYCMAPTELKELKEKL; from the coding sequence atggattggttgtcccaatgtcatgctattctggattgtcacgctaagaccgtggcATTGGCGATACCGGGATTGTTGTGGATCGATTGGAGAGGTTCTCTGGATTATGTTCCCAGTGTGGTGATTtcttatctgaaggcccaacgggtggttgggaagggatgtttgtcatatttggcccttgtgagggatgttggtgctgatactcctactattgattctgttctggtagtGCGATACTTTccaaatgtgtttcctgcagacctgtcgggtatcCCACCCGACATGGATAGTAATTTTGGTATCGATTTGGAGCCGGGCACTCAACcaatttctattcctccgtattgtatggcaccaacagagttgaaggaattgaaagagaagCTTTAG
- the LOC138893747 gene encoding uncharacterized protein has protein sequence MAAAPAAAPPAPPARGGGHAGRGRPRGGVQAHFYDFLGRMDAVALDSIITGMVSVYYWDASVLFDLRSTFSYVSSYFAPYLDKSRDSLCDIVYVSTHVEDSIVVDRVYRSYLVTIGGYKTRVDLLLLHLVDFDVILCMDWLSPYHVILDCHAKTVTLALPGLPRLEWRGILDYIPSMVVSFMKAQRMVEKGCEAYLDFVRDVSSNTPTIESVLVTIQNHMCRDGAYRDIRQADNSLIQASLIQNILK, from the coding sequence ATGGCTGCTGCTCCAGCTGCCGCTCCACCTGCAccaccagctaggggtggaggccatgcaggtagaggtcgccctagagggggagtccaGGCTCATTTCTATGATTTTCTTGGTAGGATGGATGCGGTTGCATTGGATTCTATCATCACAGGTATGGTTTCGGTCTATTATTGggatgcatcggtcttatttgacCTGAGATCCACTttctcatatgtgtcatcttactttgctccatatttggataAATCACGTGATTCTTTGTGTGATattgtatatgtgtccacacatgtggaagattctattgttgtagaccgTGTTTATCGGTCGTATTTAGTCACTATTGGTGGTTAtaagaccagagttgatcttttgCTACTACATttagtagattttgatgtaatcttgtgcatggactggttgtcgccctatcatgttattttagattgtcacgccaagaccgtgacattggctttGCCGGGTTTGccgcggttggagtggaggggtatattggattatattcctagcatgGTTGTGTCCTTTATGAAGGcgcaacgaatggttgagaaagggtgtgaaGCATATCTagactttgtgagagatgtcagttctaatactcctactattgagtcagttcttgtcacgatccaaaatcacatgtgccgtgatggcgcctatcgtgatattAGGCAAGCTGACAACTCACTAATACAAGCATCTTTAATTCAAAACATACTGAAATAG